Within Carcharodon carcharias isolate sCarCar2 chromosome 39, sCarCar2.pri, whole genome shotgun sequence, the genomic segment gggacagtgggattagtttggggattgatactgggctatggggagagagcgggacagtgggaatagtttggaggttgatactgggctatggggagagagcggggtcagtgggattaatttgggggttgatactgggctatggggagagagcaaggcattgggatttgtttgggggttgatactgggctatggggagagagccgggcagtgggattagtttggaggttgatactgggctatggggagagtgcggggcattgggattagtttggaggttgatactgggctatggggagagagctgggcagtgggattaatttggggattgatactgggctatggggagaaagcggggcagtgggattagtttggggattgatactgggctatggggagagagcggggcagtgggatttgtttggggattgatactgggctatggggagaaagcggggcagtgtgattaatttggggattgatattgggctatggggagtgagcgaggcagtgggattagtttggggattgatactgggctatggggagagagcagggcagtgggatttgtttggggattgatactgggctatggggagaaagcggggcagtgtgattaatttggggattgatattgggctatggggagtgagcgaggcagtgggattagtttggggattgatactgggctatggggagtgagcggggcagtgggattagtttggggattgatactgggctatggggagagagcgtacagtgggattagtttggggattgatactgggctatgggaagagtgcggggcagtgggattagtttggaattgatactgggctatggggagagagcgggacagtgggattagtttggaggttgatactgggctatggggagagagcggggcagtgggattaatttggggattgatactggtctatggggagagagtggggtcagtgggattagtttggggattgatactgggctatggggagagagcggacagtgggattagtttggggattgatactgggctatggggagagagcggggcagtgggattattttggggattgatactgggctatggggagagagcggggctgtgggattagtttggggttgatactgtgctatggggagagagcggggcagtgggattagtttggggattgatattgggctatggggatagagtggggtcagtgggattagtttcgggattgatactgggctatggggagagagtggggtcagtgggattagtttggggattgatattgggctatggggatagagtggggtcagtgggattagtttggggattgatacagggctatggggagagagcggggcagtgggattagtttggggattgatactgggctgtgtgcagagagccgggcagtgggattagtttgtgattgatactgggctatggggagagggcggggcagtgggattgatttggggattgatattgggctatggggagtgagcgaggcagtgggattagtttggggattgatactgggctatggggagagagcggggcattgggattagtttggggattgatactgggctatggggagagagcggacagttggattagtttggggattgatactgggctatggggagagggcggggcagtgggattgatttggggattgatattgggctatggggatagagtggggtcagtgggattagtttggggattgatactgggctatggggagagagcggggcagtgggattagtttggggattgatactgggctatggggagggagcggggcagtgggattagtttggggattgatactgggctatggggagtgagcgaggcagtgggattagtttggggattgatactgggctatggggagagcagggcagtgggattagtttggggattgatacggggctatggggagagagcgggacagtgggattagtttggaggttgatactgggctatggggagagagcggggcagtgggattaatttggggattgatactgggctatggggagagtgcggggcattgggattagtttggggattgatactgggctatggggagatagcggggcagttggattagtttggggattgatactgggctacggggagagagcggggtcagtgggattaggttgggggttgatactgggctatggggagtgagcaaggcaatgggatttgtttgggtgttgatactgggctataggaagagagcgggacagtgggattagtttggaggttgatactggtctatggggagagagccgggcagtgggattagtttggaggttgatactgggctatggggatagagccgggcagtgggattagtttggggattgatactgagctatggggagagagcggggcagtgggattaatttggggattgatacagggctatggggagatagcgggagagtgggaatagtttggggattgatactgggctatggggagaaagcagggcagtgggatttgtttgggggtTGATACTGGGATATGGGAAGAGtgcggggcattgggattattttgggattgatactggcctatggggagagagcgggacagtgggattagtttggggttgatactgggctatggggagggagcggggctgtgtgattactttggggattgatactgggctatggggcgagagtggggtcagtgggattagtttggggattgatactgggctatggggagagagtggggtcattgggattagtttggggattgatactgggctatggggagagagcggacagttggattagtttggggattgatactgggctatggggagagagcggggcagtgggattagtttggggattgatactgggctatggggagagagcggggtcagtgggattagtttggggattgatactgggctatggggagagagtggggtcagtgggattagtttggggattgatactgggctatggggagagagcggggcagtgggattagtttggggattgatactgggctatggggagagagtgggttcagtgggattagtttggggattgatactgggctatggggagagagcggggcagtgggattagtttggggattgatactgggctatggggagagtgcggggcagtgggattagtttggggattgatactgggctatggggagagagcggggccgtgggattagtttgtggattgttattgggctattgggagagagtggggtcattgggattagtttggggattgatactgggctatggggagagagcggggccgtgggattagtttggggattgatactgggctatggggagagagcggggcagtgggattagtttgtggattaAATTTAGGGGCTAGGGAAAGGgcattaggattagggttatgtgttagggttagggcattagggtttGGAGTTATGCTCAGGTTTCAAGCGATTTTATGTCAGAGGGTGAaggaggattagggttagggcctGAGTTTGATGGTCGTGGTTagaggttaggggttagggttggtgaTTAGCGTTAGGGGTTAAATTTAGggcattaggtttagggttagggcattatggttaaggttagggttcAGTGATAGGGCTAGGCTTGGTGCTTAGGTTTAGtcgttaggggttagggttagggttaggggttaggggttagggttagagttagaacaaagaacaaagaaaagtatagcacaggaacaggcccttcggccctccaagcctgcgccgatcatattgcccgtcaaactaaaacattttgcacttccggggtccgtatccctctattcccatcctagtcATGTATCTGTCAAGCTGCGTCTTAAaccccactatcgtacctgcttccaccacctcctctggcagcgaattccagacactcactaccctctgcgtaaaaaacttgccccacacatctcctctatagttttctcctctcaccttaaatctatgccccccaagtcattgactcttccactctgggaaaaagcttctgactatctactctgtccatgccactcataattttgtaaacttctatcaagtctccgtcgctctagtgggaacaatccgagtttctccaacatctcctcatagctaataacctccagaccaggcagcatcctggtaaacctcctctgcaccctctccaacgcctccatattcttctggtaatgtggcgaccagaattgcacccaATATtcccagtgtggcctaaccaaggttctatacagctgcagcatgacctcccagcttttatactcaatacccctgccgatgaaggcaagcatgccatttgccttcctgtctaccttatccacctgtgttgccactttcagtgacctgtggacctgtatacccagatccacagtccgtcgatgcacttaagagttctgccatttactgtataattcctgcctgtattagaccttccaaaatgcattacctcacatttgttcggattaaactccatctgccatttctccgcccaagtctccaacagatctatatcctgttgtatcctttgacaatcctcttcactatctgcaattcctccaaccttagtgccGTCtataaacttactaattagcccagttacattttcctccaaatcatttatgtaaactctgtaggagttagggttagggttaggcgttaggggttagggtttaggggttagggtttaggggttTGGGATTAGGGATTAGGGctaggggttggggttagggggtAGGAGCTAAGGTTAgaagttaggggttagggttaggagttggggttaggtgtTTGGGATTAGTGgctagggttggggttaggggttaggggtaagGGTAGgagttaggagttagggttaggaatTAGGCGTTAGGGGTAAGGTTAAGGGTTAgtggatagggttagggttaggagtttggggtaaggttaggggataggggttagggttaggggttaaggttaggagttaggggtgaggagttagggttaggggttagggttaggggtaatgttaggggttagggttaggagttggggttggggttagaggTTAGAGGTAAGGTTAGGggataggggttagggttggggtaaGGTTAGGggataggggttaggggttagggttagggcttaaGGTTAGAGTttagggtttaggggttaggggttaaggttaggagttagggttacagttaggggtttggggtgaggggttagggtttagggattagggttacaattaggggttagggtttaggggtgaggggttagggttactgtttaggggttagggttacggttaggagttaggggtgaggggttagggttaggggttaaggttagggtttagggtttaggGGTAGGAGttaaggttaggggttagggttatggttaggggttaggggtgaggggttagggttagggtttagaggttagggttatggttagggttgggggtgaaaggttagggttagggtttagggattagggttacggttaggggttaggggtgaggggttaggtttagggtttaggggttactgttatggttaggggttaggggtgaggggttagggttagggtttagggattagggttacggttaggggttaggggtgaggggttaaggttagggtttaggggttaggggttaaggttaggagttagggtttaggggttaggggttagaacTCAGGGTTAGGGGTCACACTCAGGTTTCAAGCCAGCTTGTgtaagagggaggaggaggaggattccCTGAGGATGCGGGGGGCTTGTTTTGTATCTGACTTGGCCCCCGCCGGGACCTCCTGGTTCGGCACGTCTGCCGCCTCCTTCAGGGCCGGGGGCTTCGAGTCCGGGCCGACCACCCAGCGGAGCTTGAGGTACCGCACCACGTCCCCGACCGGCGACCGGTCCTTGGCCTCGAGGGCCAGGAAGCCCCTGAGCATGAGGGTGGCCGCTCGGGTGAAGCTCCTCCAGGGGgcggggacctcctcctcctcctcctcctcctcctcctcctccaccttctcctccaCCAGCCCCTGCCACCGGGCGAAGGAGCGGTAGAGGCCGTCGTCGGCCGAGCTGCGCTCCCAGGGGAAGTTGCCGGTCAGGAGGCTGTAGAGCAGCACCCCGTAGGCCCAGACATCCTCGCTGCAGCGCACCCTCGCCCCCAGCCGCTGAGCCGCCTCGTCGCATAACTCGGGCGCCATGTAGGGCACTGAGCTGGGTGTGTGCCAGACGTTGAGGCCGGTCCTCCTCACCAGGCCGAAGTCGGCCAGCTTGACGCAGCGGCACTCCCGGTCGAAGAGCAGGATGTTCTCGGGCTTGACGTCCCGGTGCACCAGCCCCTGCCCGTGGAGGTGCTCCAGGGCCAAGGCCACCTGGAGGGCGCAGCGCTTGGCAGCGGGTTCCGGGATGCcaacctgcagagagagagagagagagagagagagagggggggggtgaCTTGTGACTCCCGTCCGCTCCGAATACCAGGGGGAGGGGATGCCAAAAGGTGGGGGAAACGCTCGGGGCCAGCGGCGAGGCCTTTGTCATCGACGGGGTCACATCCCGCGAGACCCCTTCACCGGAGCCGTGACCCCAACACAGTCTGACTaaaccccccaacccaaccccaacacagtctgactaacccccccaacccaaccccaacacagtctgactaacccccccaacccaaccctaacacagtctgactaacccccccaacccaaccccaacacagtctgactaacccccccaacacaaccccaacacagtctgactaacacccccaacacaaccccaacacagtctgactaacaccccc encodes:
- the LOC121273094 gene encoding serine/threonine-protein kinase SBK1-like, with translation MEGGSALGPDLFIEEMMLLLSQSLARMEVSEHYEVIKELGCGSFGKVQLGKHRFRGTLMALKLMDKHKTKIRCFLREYSVSLYLSTHPFITTAFGIAFESNDHYVFVQEYAPVGDLFDLIQPQVGIPEPAAKRCALQVALALEHLHGQGLVHRDVKPENILLFDRECRCVKLADFGLVRRTGLNVWHTPSSVPYMAPELCDEAAQRLGARVRCSEDVWAYGVLLYSLLTGNFPWERSSADDGLYRSFARWQGLVEEKAKDRSPVGDVVRYLKLRWVVGPDSKPPALKEAADVPNQEVPAGAKSDTKQAPRILRESSSSSLLHKLA